DNA from Archaeoglobus veneficus SNP6:
GCTTGGCCATCTCAACAGCAAGTTTTCTGCGAAAGTCTGCAGCTATATTCCTGCGTTTTCTCCTGAGTTTCTTCAATGCCCTTATCTTGCCTAAACTCTGTAGCTTGGCTATTCGGTTATTGAGTTCTCTCATTCTAATGAAGAACTCCTTGTACTCTGACTTCTCGACGAGGATAGCACGGCTATCCTCGCCCTGCTCATAAGCCGTCACTAGTCTCTTTAAACCAAGGTCTATTCCAACAACTTTCTTGGGCCTGATTATCACCTCCTTTTCAACCACAACATGAACTTCATACCTCTTGAGTCTGCTCTTCCAAACAATCTGGAAGGATTTTATCGACCAACTTTTAAGGTGTTTTTCAGCGTATGAGTAGGAGTGTAGGGGGATTACAATCCTCTTGCCTTTTTCCAGAGTCGAAATACGCATCCATAGCCTAAACTCCTTAGCTGAGTAGGAGAACTCGATTGAACCGATCCGGTAATCAAACATAACCGGAATCTTTCTACTTACAGTTGGTAAAGAGGGTTCCTTCTTCCTCAAGCGATAGAGCTTGCGTTCAAGTTTTCTACGTTTGTGCTTATCTTTACAGCGTTCAATGGCTCTCTCCAACTTGCTAACCTTCTTCTCCCACTCCTTGTGCTGTTTCTTGTAGGATTTGTACATCCACAAAGCCTTGTCCCTGCAAGCCTGAGCAAAAGCAGAAGGTAAGCCAGTAATAGCCTCTACTTCCTTGCGGAACTTCTCAGCCTCCTTTACAGTAGTGACATCGTTTGCAACTATTCTATCAAGAAAAAGCTGAACTCCATAAGTAAGTCGAGCGGTTAAGCGATTAAGCTTGCTAAGCTTCTCGTTAGTAATTGCATCCGAAACAGGAATCTTAATCGTCTTTTGGAGGGTTTGTTTCATCGGCTTCATTTTATCCTCAATATTTATCTAATTTTTGAGTGGAGTGAAAGTTGGCGGGCTTTCATCCCCACGCTTACGCATGGGGTCTTCCCGCCCGCATTAGATAAAACTCCAGAGTATTTTTGGAGTATCTTTAAGCTTTCTTGGAGTTCTGATAGTTTCAACGAGAGGAGACCTCCTGAGCCTCAAATTTGCAAATCCTCAGGGCTCACTCTTAGCTCTGAGCAGTTCAGTAATCTGGGCCACTTACTGGATACTGAACCTGAGGGACGAACGGGATAACACCGTCAAGATGTTCATGAACTTCATATTCGGCTTTGTTTATACAGCGCTCGCAGTAGCTTTGACCTCAGACATAACACTCCCACCAGCAGAAGGTCTGGTTGGTAGTGTATACGTGGGTCTCTTTGAAATGGGAATTACGTTTTTAATCTGGCTTAACGCATTGAAGTACTCCGAAACCACCGCGCAGATTGCAAACCTTATTTATTTAGCTCCGTTCATCTCACTGCTCGTTATCTACTTTGCAGTTGGAGAGGAAATCCTACCTTCAACGGTTGTCGGGCTTGTTCTTATTATCGGAGGGATATTGCTAACTTTAAACTTTGATAAAAAAACCTAAGTAAATTTAAAAATAAAAGCTATACGGTTATGCTGTCCCTCGTCTCAACATTTGCGCTCTCATCGTAATACCAGCCGTTCTTTACGACGTCATCGACAACAAATGTGAAGTTTGTACCTGGCAAGGGTTTCCGAACTCTGTCTGAGATAAACGTAATCTTTCCGTCAGCATCTGTTAAACCGACTTCGCTATCTGTTGTTGCATTTTCCCAGTGCCCGTAAACCATAGCACCTTCAACTGGATAGTTGTCCTCATCAACGATCGTAACCGTTGCAAGCGCGTAGTAGTTTGCTCCTCTTATGAGTAAGCTCATGTCTATGCTTGCCACATGCATCTTTGGCAGTTCAGCCGTCGTTCCCCACGCCACATCTGAAGATTCGCCCTCGTTTCCTGCATTATCCAC
Protein-coding regions in this window:
- a CDS encoding DMT family transporter; this translates as MSLKFANPQGSLLALSSSVIWATYWILNLRDERDNTVKMFMNFIFGFVYTALAVALTSDITLPPAEGLVGSVYVGLFEMGITFLIWLNALKYSETTAQIANLIYLAPFISLLVIYFAVGEEILPSTVVGLVLIIGGILLTLNFDKKT
- a CDS encoding RNA-guided endonuclease TnpB family protein codes for the protein MKQTLQKTIKIPVSDAITNEKLSKLNRLTARLTYGVQLFLDRIVANDVTTVKEAEKFRKEVEAITGLPSAFAQACRDKALWMYKSYKKQHKEWEKKVSKLERAIERCKDKHKRRKLERKLYRLRKKEPSLPTVSRKIPVMFDYRIGSIEFSYSAKEFRLWMRISTLEKGKRIVIPLHSYSYAEKHLKSWSIKSFQIVWKSRLKRYEVHVVVEKEVIIRPKKVVGIDLGLKRLVTAYEQGEDSRAILVEKSEYKEFFIRMRELNNRIAKLQSLGKIRALKKLRRKRRNIAADFRRKLAVEMAKQFNDAIVFIGLPKDVRTDKHYKGSGNKRLRKRVNHWAFREFAVTLQVELMENNNLAYIVNEHGSTRRCSVCGSKKVQVDDREFLCLNCGHKDDRDVNAAKNILKFGLERLAKVSLKGTGAAVSQLELPMMRLMPLKVETPSVRAE